The Phycisphaeraceae bacterium genome segment GGACGAGGGATTCAACAAGGCCAAGCACAACGGCGTTTCCACCGGCGAGCGGATCATCCGCACCGTCGAGCGGCCGGCGCACGTTGCCAAGAACCGCCTGGGGTTGCCCGAGGAGATCCCGCTCGACTACCGCGTCTACGGCGCGTTCGCCCGCGGCGAAAACCCGTTCGCCGAGGCGATTGCACCTGCCACCACCTCCGACACCGCCGGCGCAGCCTGAGCGCCGTCGTCGTCGTCCGTCGCTCATCCGTCCATCACCAATCGCAAAGGAACTGACTCATGGCCACGCTGAACAACTTTGATGCCAACCAGATTGACCCGTCCGTCGCGCTCGATCCGCTCCCCGCGGGCAAGTACCTCGCCGTCATCTCCGAGTCGGAGCTCAAGCCGACCAAGACCGGGGGCGGCAAGTACCTGCAGTTGACATTCCAGATCATCGACGGCGAGTTCAAGGGCCGCCTGGTCTGGGCCCGCCTCAACCTCGAGAACAAGAGCGAGATGACGGTCAAGATCGCCCGCGGCGAGCTCTCGGCCATCTGCCGCGCCATCGGCGTGATGCAGCCGAAAGACTCGGTCGAGCTCCACAACGTCCCGCTGGAGATCAACGTCGGGCTGAAGAAGCGCGACGACAACGGCGAGTTCACCAACGTCATCAAGGGCTACGCCAAGAAGGGCGGTGGCGGCGCGCCAATGAGCGCCCGCGCTCCCGTCGGCGTCGGCCCGGGGAGCACGCCGCCCTGGAAGCGCTGACCCCCCCAAGTTCATCTGGTCGCGTCCTCGAGCTCCCGTACCCGCCCAGTGTCAATCACATCTGGCGGCGGATGGGCTCCAGAACCGTGCTGAGCCGCGAGGGTCGGCGCTACCGCGCGAGCGTGTGCGCCGCCCTCGCGGCGAGGCGGGTCGTTCGGGTGAACGGTCGGCTGGAGGTGCGTGTCACCGTCTGCCCGCCCGACAACCGCCGGCGCGACCTGGACAACGTGCAGAAGGCGCTGCTCGACGCGCTGGCGAAGGGCGGGGCGTACCGCGACGACTCGCAGATCGATCGGCTGGTTGTTGAACGCGGCTCGGTGACGCCGGGCGGCAAGGTGCTGGTGGAGATCACACAACTCAACCCCCGCAACCCATGAACCTCCGTCCCTACCAATCCGAAGCCGTCGCCGCGGTGTACGAGCACCTGCGGACCCGCGACGACAACCCCTGCGTGGTCATCCCGACCGGCGGGGGCAAGACGCCCGTCATCGCCACGATCTGCCGCGATGCGGTTGGCCAATGGGGCGGCCGCGCCGTGCTGCTGGCGCACGTGAAGGAACTCCTCGAACAGGCAGCCGACAAGCTCCGCGTCATCGCGCCCGATGTGCCGATGGGCATCTACTCGGCGGGCCTCAAGCGCAAGGACCTCGGCTACGCCGTCACGGTCGCGGGCATCCAGAGCATCTGGAAGAAGGCGTGCGACCTGGGCCCTGTCGACCTGATCATCGTCGACGAGGCCCACATGGTCCCCGCCGAGGACGATGGGATGTACCGGCAGTTCATCGCCGACGCCAAGGTGGTAAACCCCAACGTCCGCATCATCGGGCTGACCGCGACGCCGTACCGCCTCAAGTCGGGCGCGATCTGCGCCCCCGAGAACATCCTCAACCACGTCTGCTACGAGGTCGGCGTCCGCGAGCTGATCGTGCAGGGCTTCCTGTCGCCGCTCAAGACCAAGGCGGGCCTGCAGAAGATCAGCACCGACGATCTGCACGTCCGCGCCGGCGAGTTCGTCGCCAGCGAGGTCGAGGACCTGATGGACAAGGAAGGGTTGGTCGAGGGCGCGTGCGCGGAGATCGCGCAACACACCAAGGACCGCAGCGCCACGCTGATCTTCTCCTCGGGCATCCGCCACGGGCAGCACATCGTCGATGTGCTCAAGGCCAAGCACGGCATCGAGTGCGGCTTCGTGACGGGCGACACGCCCGACGGCGTGCGTGCGGCGATCCTCGGCCGCTTCCGTTCGGGCGAGCTCAAGTACCTGTGCAACGTGAACGTGCTGACGACCGGCTTCGATGCACCGCACATCGACTGCGTGGCGCTCGTGCGGCCGACCATGTCGCCGGGCCTCTACTACCAGATGGTGGGCCGGGGCTTCCGCCTCCACCCCGGCAAGACCGACTGCCTCGTCCTGGACTTCGGCGGCAACGTGCTCCGCCACGGCCCGGTTGACGCGATCCGCATCGCCACCGACGAGCGCGGCGACGGTGAAGCGCCGGCGAAAGAGTGCCCCAACTGCCAGGCCTTGATTGCGGCGGGCTACCAGACCTGCCCACAGTGCGGCCACCAGTTCCCCGATCCCAAGAGGCAACAGCACGAGGCGAAGGCCAGCACCGAGGGCATCCTCAGCGGCCAGACCACGCGCGAGGAGCACCGCGTCAGCGAGACCACGTACCACGTGCACTACAAGCGCAGCGACCCCTCCGCGCCGCTGACCATGCGGGTCGAGTATCGCGTCGGCTTCAACCGCTACTTCCGCGAGTGGGTCTGCTTTGACCACACCGGATACGCGCGGACCAAGGCCGAGGCCTGGTGGCGGGCACGCTCGGTCGAGCCGGTCCCCGGCGGCACGGAGGAAGCGGTCGAGATGGCCAAGGCCGGGGCGCTTGCGCCGGCGCTCTCGATCACCGTCGAGAAGAAGGCCGGCGACCAGTTCGAACGCGTCACGCAGCATGTGCTCGGCGAC includes the following:
- a CDS encoding AAA family ATPase encodes the protein MPYDRYSPRLHKLASALVQEWADEVLFATYKVHTVKVDEGFNKAKHNGVSTGERIIRTVERPAHVAKNRLGLPEEIPLDYRVYGAFARGENPFAEAIAPATTSDTAGAA
- a CDS encoding DUF669 domain-containing protein, whose product is MATLNNFDANQIDPSVALDPLPAGKYLAVISESELKPTKTGGGKYLQLTFQIIDGEFKGRLVWARLNLENKSEMTVKIARGELSAICRAIGVMQPKDSVELHNVPLEINVGLKKRDDNGEFTNVIKGYAKKGGGGAPMSARAPVGVGPGSTPPWKR
- a CDS encoding RusA family crossover junction endodeoxyribonuclease, whose amino-acid sequence is MGSRTVLSREGRRYRASVCAALAARRVVRVNGRLEVRVTVCPPDNRRRDLDNVQKALLDALAKGGAYRDDSQIDRLVVERGSVTPGGKVLVEITQLNPRNP
- a CDS encoding DEAD/DEAH box helicase, with amino-acid sequence MNLRPYQSEAVAAVYEHLRTRDDNPCVVIPTGGGKTPVIATICRDAVGQWGGRAVLLAHVKELLEQAADKLRVIAPDVPMGIYSAGLKRKDLGYAVTVAGIQSIWKKACDLGPVDLIIVDEAHMVPAEDDGMYRQFIADAKVVNPNVRIIGLTATPYRLKSGAICAPENILNHVCYEVGVRELIVQGFLSPLKTKAGLQKISTDDLHVRAGEFVASEVEDLMDKEGLVEGACAEIAQHTKDRSATLIFSSGIRHGQHIVDVLKAKHGIECGFVTGDTPDGVRAAILGRFRSGELKYLCNVNVLTTGFDAPHIDCVALVRPTMSPGLYYQMVGRGFRLHPGKTDCLVLDFGGNVLRHGPVDAIRIATDERGDGEAPAKECPNCQALIAAGYQTCPQCGHQFPDPKRQQHEAKASTEGILSGQTTREEHRVSETTYHVHYKRSDPSAPLTMRVEYRVGFNRYFREWVCFDHTGYARTKAEAWWRARSVEPVPGGTEEAVEMAKAGALAPALSITVEKKAGDQFERVTQHVLGDKPPRLDSEEGLPDRPPEPAGMTYGIPEDEIPF